GCTCTCCATTTCCCAGGTAAGGCTAGGGAGAGACATGGCTGGTTCAAGGTTATATTGGAGGTCTTGACCTTACCTGGTCCACCTTAGTGACGGCTACAGATTAGAGCCAGAGCTGCATAGAGATGTGGTCCATCAAAGATGTGATGATTAGCCTTGAGTAGTGAGTCTTCCCATTTCTGTCTCCCACAGCCATCTCTCTTCTGCATTCTGGGTTTTTAATTACCTGAATTTACCAGTAGGTTAAGCTAAGAGAGGGTTCACTGTCTTTTTCACCATTATCCGAATACCAAGCTCAGTGATGAGTGAATCCTTCTGTGACTGTTATATTGCTGACCCCAAATGAAGTCCCTCTCTCAGGATTTATCCCTGGAtattgcttctcagccttttggctaagatcaagtatagGATTTATGCCTGGAGGTAAGTCTTTAATTGTGggtattaaataaaaaagagagggcacctggctggctcagctggtagagcaggcaactcttcatctcagggttctgagttcaagcactatgttgggtgtagagattacttaaaaataaaaccataagtaaataaaatggagcAGATACATTAACTAAAAGAGGGAAATTAATATGAGAATTTCAGAGCAAAAGAGCATTGCACTAAACAAGTACTTCTTCAGGGGATATGTGCAAGGCAATCCACAAGTCTACAAAACCAAAACCCTCAGGctccctccaaaaaagaaaatgtgggttTTACTTAGCAGCCTAGGTGACCTTCTAGAGAGTCTATAAATCAACTGGCTGCCTGGACCTAGCTGTGGCATCTGATGTCAGTTTTAAAGGCCAGATGCCCTTTCAGAAGCTGCCTCTTCCTATAAGTTGGTAGGTACTTGAGGCCTGTGATTtgattctctctcatctcttaaTAAAAGAAGTGTGTGTGGCAATGGCCATAAAGATGGCATAAActtgagaaagaaataaggaaataaaggctGGTCTGCCTCAGTGGGGAGAAAAACACCATAAAACAGAATCAGACTTGAAGATAGATTGTTGAAAAATCCAAATTGTAAAATTCATTACCTGTAATTATtacatcaacataaaaaaaataggcatttttaacaaaaagtttgacattcaaaaaggaaaaataaaaaaggcatgatttataaatacataaatatccaTGCACACTTTTAGAATGATAGCTTTTGGAAGAATGAGACCTTTTAAAACTCCAATCTAGACAAGACTATCTGTCATTCCAACTGCCTCTTGATTTTCTACAGGTTGAAATACCAGGAATCTTAAGAGAGCTGCTGTGGTCAATGTCACATTCATCCAAGCCTCCTTCCTAAGCTGATGTTGAAAATGTGATGAATCTTCTGCCTTAGCTTtgatgctggggaaaaaaaaagaaaaggttagtGAGCCACGTAGTTCAGCGAAtcaatttcattaattaaaatacaGCAGTGATACACTATTTATGTACTACCTACATGGAAAGTACACTCAGAAATTATTTTACTACATACAGAAAACGACAAAACAATGAACCATCCATTTTGAACCTTGAGCCTAATTTTTTTGTCTTGTCACCTGTGATCTATAAATGTTCACAATTTAAAGTGATAAGAGATATAcgtgaaataaaacttttttcatgGCATGCTCTGCAGTGAAGGGTTCTAAAAGCAGAATCACACAAACACTGTTCTAAATTAAAATCAGTTGATTCCAGGTAGTAATTCACAGATTTCACATTGACTAAGGATATTTAGGAGATGTGAAGGTTATGTATTTTCGGATTTCACACTATTAAAAACTGTAAATGCATGTCTTCAAATAGTGgcaaaatgaagcaaatataTTCTTTCTGGGTGCTCTCTAGCACCTTTGATAAATTTAAACTTGGCTTTAGACAACTTTTAAGCTGGGTGTGAAGAAATCATTTTGGCTGTCACCTCGCATTCGGATTTCCTTAACATTTAGCAATGTGAGTGAATCAATCTGAGAGTCTTTTTAGTAATCAGAGTTTTCAAGGTATGACCTATTTCCTAGCTAAGCCTGTCACTCCAGTCTTTCTGAGCAATGAGAAAGCACATTTCCtcaggaaaagcaaaatataagaagTCTTTTTCCTGTTGTAAGAATACATCACCTAAAGAAACCGTCTTTagtctgaaggaaaagaaaatcccctAAGAGATCTTTCAAATTTCCAAAAGGACGGTCTAAGACTACAGCAGCACAAGCCTGCCACAGCTTTGGCTGCTCCATGTATGGTCTTTGACATAAGGTGTTAGAACATAATTCACTCATCCTGAGTACCAGGTAACACTGGCCTATGGGGTCAGATAAagcttttcttgccttttctatttCTGGTAGATAAAGGGGGAAAGGTAGCTCCACTAATCTGACAGGAtggatttgttttattatttttttaaagatctttttaaatgtttatttttgcgagagaggaGAGGCAcaaatgagagtgggggaggggcagagaggggaagacagaatctcaagccggctctgcattgtcagcacagagcccgacatggggctcagacatggggctcagtttATGTAAACtaggagatggtgacctgagcggaaatcaagagtcagacacttcaccaactgagtaaCCCGGGGACCCCTgcatttgttttaatgcttacaATACTTGCTGCCTTAAAATCACATCCCCTTTCACCAAGGGAGTGCTTGTTCCATTACCTTAGAGCTTGCCAAGACTGGACATAATGCACAAAAAGAACTTCTTGAAATACAAGAACACTTGTTTTCCTACTTTGTCACATTTCATATTTAGTCACTTTCCATACTGCCATGTTCCTTCTTAGATAAAAACGTTCTCAGGAAAAATGGGCCAAGAAATTAAGTTGACAAATTCTATGAGCCGATAATTGATAGCTTCCTAGTTAATCACTCCTCTTTTCTCCTTAAGACCATGGTCTGGAAATATTAACTCTGACAGTCACACTAATGACACCTTCCTGAGTGAGCTGCTGCTCTTAAGTCTTGCTCACTAAGGGATGAAGCTGGTCAACCACAAAGGCTGCTAGTAAGTGGCCAGGGATGACTGTTAAATAACAGATTGTTTGCTCAATATATTGGTAtttgaatcaaaagaaaaatcataccCTCCATCTATTTGCTCTACCAATGCTCATTTCCTTTCTGGGACCAAAATAGTAAGAGCTGGACAGACCACAGAGACATATTTGCCTCAAAACTgcagaataggggcgcctgggaggctcagtcggttaagcctccgacttcggctcaggtcagatctcacgttagtgggttcaagccccacgtcaggctctgtgctgggctctgtgctgacagctagctcagagcctagagcctgcttcgggttctgtgtcttcctctctctctctgcccctccccctctcatgttctgtctctttctgtatcaaaaataaaacattaaaaaaaattttttttaaagattaaaaaaaaactgcagaataactacaaaatacttttaaatcttACTTGAAAGACGTCATGTCTTAAGTTATCTTTACTGTCCAGCCTCAAGATACCAACAATTCCAGGTGATTCATTTCTATTTGCTAGCCAGCTTTAAACCCACCTAAACTCTAATTTCAGAGCTTAGATCTATTCTGGGCAGAACTACAACCGACATTTTCAGGTATATGGCTCAATATCAAGTTTTTTTTGTCTCTGGGATGGCATTACTGCTTAATGTTTGCTAGCCTCTATTAAATGCCAACACCTCAGGCAAGAGATAAAAGAACTACTACCAAGTCCCTATAACACTTTCCAGGGGCCTTCCATGGAAAAGGGACAGCCTTCAACACCACATGAGTCCATCATGGCACACACATCAGAATACTTCTCAGGATCAAAGTATCTagaagagtcttttttttttttaaggttatttatttagagagaaagcatgagcaaggcagagtggcagagagagagagggagacagagaatcccaagccaactccgtgctgtcagcatggagcctgacatggggctccatgaacttgatatcatgacctgagctaaaatcaagaatcagacacctaaccaactgacattttatttatatgagaatGGTTAGTCTGCGGGCAGAGCTGCTTTCAGAGATACCGGGGTCACACCTGAGGACTCTTCTCTGGATGTTGACACTATGCAATGACACTGTCGAAAATGAATATCCCAGGGCAGAGGATCCCTACATTTTTGAGGTTCAAGATCCCTTTAAATTATTAACAGCTTAGAGAGGCACCCtgacccaacacacacacacacacacacacacacgcacacacacattactTCAAACTAGTCTATGGACATTCCAGTCAATTACAAAACCTCTTTAGTTTCTCCTGATCTGTGACCCAAACACTGTGAAGCATCCTTTTtggtttattggttttttttaagtttatttattttgagggagaaaaagcaaaagttggggagtagcagagagagagagagagggagggaaagagagaatcccaagcaggctccacactgtcagtgcagagccccatatggggctcgaacccatgaaccatgagattatgacccaagcccaagtcagacacttaactgactgagccacccaagtgcccctccttgAAGGGTTCTGATCTCTCACAGTGCAGCATGACTGGAAAGACTACGGTTACATATAAGACAGAGAAGTATAACAGAAAACTGATGTGAAAAGTCTTTAGGGAGGCCACAATACCTATTGGAAgcaaaaagcaaggaaggaatCTGCCACAAGCAGTTTGGAAGTAAAAGCTCATCCTACTCCGAGtcctgccttccccctccccatgggATGCACTCAGGCACCCAGCAACTGTCTAGCTACCCCTTGACTAAGTCCCAGGAATCTCACACTGCAGTACTgcccatagattttttttaaagtattacagAAGACAATCCAAAAAGTCACAAACTTCCAATTCCTGACTCCCAAGTtcagattaaaaagaatatttttttttagcaaaactATCTGAGTGGGGCATGCTGTTTTAGGCTCAAGTACTTCTAGGGAAGCTGAAATTTTGATTAGTTCCTTGATAATCACACAGAAGGTAACCTCTTTatctgctctgcctctcaaaataagaCTGGGGCACGCCAAGGGCTTACCTCCATTTCTGAGAATAGAACTAAAACAGGGGCTACCAGTCTTTCAGTTGGTTTGGTCAATTTTGTAAGCTTTTTCTGAGCTACTCTAGGGTAAGCCTATACTAGGTTTTGGAGATAGAAGGACTAAAACATCAGACACCATCTCTTCCCCTTAAGAAGCTTACAGTCTTCTAAAAGAGGACTGGATAAAGTGCCAGGGAAATAAACTCTGGGAAAGGGAGCAATTAATTCCACTACCTGAAAAggccaagagaaatgagaaaaagcataTTTGGGGGGGGATTTTGAAAAGCAACTGGGATACCCAGCTCCATCATCTGAGCTGCTTCTGCCATACTCTCCAGGGCCCCAGCACcaggaaataaaagtgaaaaggaaagtaAGTGtccatgaataaatgaatggataatatGTGAGatatatacatcatatacatattctatacatatatatgtatatatgatggaatactactcagccataaaaacgatcttgacatttgcaacaacacagggAACCTAGggggtattctgctaagtgaagtaagtcagacagatgaagacaaatgctatatgattttacttacacgtggaatctaaaaaaacgaatgagcaaataaaaaagattcaTAGATATAggaaacaaactgttggttaccagatGGGGGGGTGGGCATTGaagtgaaagggattaagaagtacaaacttccagttataaaatgagtaagtcatgagGCTGTGATGTACAGCACAGAGAATACAGTCATTAATACTATAACAGCTTTGTGTGGTGATAGATGGTAACCAGACTTATCATGGAGATTATTTTATAAGGTACAAAAACATTATGATGTTCACCTGAAACACATAGTATATTGTATGGCAATGATACCTCAgtaacaactttttaaaactttttaattaaagggCTTAAATCCTTGGGGAGTAAACAAGAACATTCAGAAAACAATATACTCTAACATCACCATAAAGGCAGGGTCCATTAACTCTATACTATTTCAAATGCACTTAGAAATCCTGTTTACCTTTTTCATTAATTCACTTCTGGTAGTAAATTGTGGCAGGTCGTCCACTTCAATCCCATCAGCCATTTCCATCACTTTGTCTAAAAGGTCTTTGTTGTAACTGCACAATAAAAAGTAGTAAGATAAAAACCCTGGAGGAATTACTTGTCACTGAGGACTAATAAGAAATTGTAGGTAGCGGGACTGTAAACTCTATCTCGAGTTCTGATACTACCGGGGAAAGAGACACATGTTCAACAGCAGGTTTGGAAACAGTTCTTGCCGCTTGTGGATTCAGAAGTGGCTCTAGGAATGCCAATAGAGCAGGTGTTTCAAGATTTCCAAACCAAAAAaggatttataaaaatagatgcaCTGTACATCTGGCATTACATATTCATGGATACAGTATAAGGgccaaaatttttttattttttaaacacatggaATTCTGTCTAATGTAaacattatttgttcatttgtccaATTTTCTGACATTTGCCTAATCTTAGAACCTATTAACCACAATTGCCCAGGGGCAcctagaaaacagaggaaaaaagctTTTGGCATGGCTTCTTCAAATCCTGTTCTAATAAGCCCCAATATCTGAAAGCAAAACCAAGTGGCTACGGGTTGGAGGCGTCATGTGACCAGAGTCAGACATCCATGAGGTGCACAAAAACCAGGACTAAGCAGAGTTATCTTATTATCCTATCACAGTTTCAGGAcactaaaataaaaggatgtggAGCTTTGAGATTTGATACCTTCTTCATTGAGGGGGTACAAGAGGTGCCTTATCAGGCACTTCAATAGCAGTCTCTTGAAGGCATCTGTTATTTTCAtaacaggaaaggaagagaggtaaAGGCTGGCTATTACTAAGGGTCCAGCAGACAGGGGAGTGGGAAAAAAAGCCAAAGGTTACAAATTACATCCTGCCTTAAATGGCAAAATCCACTAATCCTGTCAGAAGTCATTCGGCCCTCTCTCAGATACTTCATATGTAAATTGGAGATCTGAGTTTCTGTCTATACATGTTTGCCACGTGGGTGGAAGAAgccaagacaaataaaaatatacttggcAAAGATGATTGTTTAATAGTAATAAAGCACGTAACAATGGTATTTTAGCGCCCACCAGAGATTGAGCTCTTGCTAGATAGCAGCCTGTGCTaggtgcttttttctttttttaaactctttaataCTGCAGCCATCACAAGAcgttttccaaatgaggaaactggggctcagagaggttaaataccTTTCCGAAGGGGCTGACTAGCGTGGGAATCAGCCATAGGCCAGGCCAGAGCGCcagggggttgggggcggggtcAGCACTGGGCAGGGGGGTCAGCCTGAGGGGAGGGCTGCGGGTCTGAAGGCAGGGGACTGGGTCAGCCAGCCCGCAGGGGTCCGCACCTGCAACCCAGGAAGAGGTGGTTGGCCCACACCATGGAGAGGGACAGCAGCTGGTCCAGGCGGCCACCGCCATCGGGCGGGTCGCGGTAGTCGGGCAAGTGGCGCAGGATGAATTCCATGCGAGCCTTCCATTGCTTCTCGCTCTCCGAGTAGGAGCGGAACTGCTCCGCGAAGTCGGCCGCCTGCCGCACCCCCGAAACCAACTCCTCCACCGCGGCGGCCGCCTCGCCACCGACCATGGCGCCCTCCGCCACCGAGGGCCGCACCCGCCCGCCGCCTTCCCGACTCGCACCGCGCCACTTCCCGGCGGCTAGAGCGGCCCCAGCGGCGCGCGACTGCTGCGGACGACCGGCTTGGAGCGCCCTCGCCGGGAGCGGCGGCCTCACCGGCCCCGGCCCTCACCTCCGCAGCCCCCGGCGCCTGTCGTGCGTCCACCCAGGAGCCGCAGGGGCAGTTCTCAGTCGACCTGCGGGGAAccggtagggaaactgaggcccccaaACACAGAGACGGagtgcccctctcccattcgGCAGCTCAGTACCAGACAGAGCTGTGCTGTGTCCTTACCTTGGGGctttccccagcacccagcccttAAATGGATGCCCTCAGCTGTGAGGGCTTATATGTGTAGCTACTTAGGGTCTTTGGTTAATTCCCAAAGGCCTCACTCAACACCCTTTCAGGCTGTGGCCCACCTTCCTggagccatccatccatccatccaattaAATACCTTCCAGGCCCTTTGCGAGATGCTGGGGATGTAAGAGAGCAAACTCAAAGCCCTGCTTTAATGAACTTTGCTGTCTACTGGGGGAGGCAAACATGAGCGAAATAATTGCTTGAGTGAAAATTTTCAACGTTGGCAGATGTTCATAAGGAGAGGCCCAGAGCGTTAGGAGCATGAATAAGCAAGGGACCTGAGCCAGACATAGATATCCAGGAAGTGATACAGGAGAGCAGAGAGATGAACAGGAATTAATCACTGTAAAGAGACATAGGCCATGGTTAAGACCCAGCCTCGCCTGGTAAGCGAAGGCCAAGATCTGTGTGACAGGGTCCTAGAGTGGGGAGCAGTGGAGGAGATGAAGCTGCAAAAATCAGCAAAAATAGCTGGCCATGGTAGGGACGTGGTCCAGATATTAACAGGAATGGGGAGTCTCTGAAGGATTTTAACCAGAGCAGTGACACCTCTGTTCCCAAAGATGTTGGAGAGAATCAGAATAGATATGTCCACAGGAATGAGCAGGTGAACTAGCATAACTGCTTCTGTTCAGGCCTCCAGTAGCAGATTCACCAAGAGAAGAGCTTACTTCTAAGTGGTGAATTTCCTATTCCTGGAAGCATTCCAGCACAGCACCGGGAAAATCAGTTGAGCTTCCCTCAGCCTTGAGAGATTATTGACCTAAGAGGAATCCCCATCATCCCGTATCACTTGGTACAGAGGTACAGAAGTGGGCCTAGAGTCCGGGGATCCAGAGCTGCAGAGTAGAGTGCAAAGGCAGAGACACCTGTGCTGTCTGCTGTTTCTGCAGCTTCTGATGGGATGTCAGGACCCCAGCAGGCAGAAACCCCCatacaaaatggaaataccaGGCAGTCTCATGAGGAGGTTGTGCTTACAAACCCAGTACCAGGCTCAGTGAACACTCATTATGGTTAACAATAGGGAGGCACAGTACTCTCACTCTGGCAAGCAGGGAGAATGTGCACAGGGGTATAAAACCAAAGACAGTCTCAGCTTCTCCACAGCAATCAGGAATAGGTGACCACAGCCAGAGCTCTCAAAACTGGGTGGAGATCACATCTCCTGAGGGGCATGTTGAAATAGCAGATTCCCAGGCCTCTCACTGGATGCTCAGAATCAAGACTCCAGATAGTTGATTCCATCTGGCACTGAgcaaactttgaaaaacattgaTGAGACTTCTCTGAACCAAGTTCTTGGTCACCATTTTGAGGCTGGCTCAAAATAGGAATCCAAGTTTTGTTATCAGCAGCTATACTTGCTAACTTGGCCCCTGAGGTGGGAAAAAGCTAAGAGGTCCTCCAGCAACTAGCTTATTTAGCATCATTTTTTATAATGATGAGACATAGACATATATACAAGGTATGTATACGTATATACATACCTACACACAAGTATTTGCATGCAAATCAGAATAACCCAAAAGCACACAAATaggtattattaaaaataacatgataCTATTACATTATCCTTTCAAAATACGAAGTAGTCTAAAAATgttagtattaacattttataggACCCTTTGGTCCTGTAAATTTTTGCCAAGTTTATTATATCTTTTTCCCCCCAGTTCATTATTTCTAACTTGTTCTTATGATTCAGATTTCCTCAGAGTAGAGTACTTAATTATATAGACCAAGAATCAATTTTcctacctcttctttttctttttactccttattgagatataattcaagTACCATAAaatttcacccatttaaaatatagaatacagtggttttagtatattcacagatttGTGCAACTATCAACACAAACTGaacatagaacattttcatcaccccaaaagaagCCCCGTACCCATTAGCAGTTATTCCCCATTCCCTCTAGCACCAGCCAACCAcgaatctactttttgtctctatggcTTTCCTGTTGTGGAAAGTaacataagtggaatcacacaatatgtgatcttttgtgactAGCTCTTTCACTTCTATGTTTTCAAGGCTTATGCATGTTGTATGGTaagttcttcattcctttttatggttgaaaaaCACTCCATTATATAGATGTGCCTCATtccctttatccattcatcatttgatggacatctgggttgtttccacattttggctattttgaataatgctgctatgaacattcatgtataagttttagtgtggacatacattt
This region of Suricata suricatta isolate VVHF042 chromosome 6, meerkat_22Aug2017_6uvM2_HiC, whole genome shotgun sequence genomic DNA includes:
- the CDKN2AIPNL gene encoding CDKN2AIP N-terminal-like protein codes for the protein MVGGEAAAAVEELVSGVRQAADFAEQFRSYSESEKQWKARMEFILRHLPDYRDPPDGGGRLDQLLSLSMVWANHLFLGCSYNKDLLDKVMEMADGIEVDDLPQFTTRSELMKKHQS